A window of Ananas comosus cultivar F153 linkage group 4, ASM154086v1, whole genome shotgun sequence contains these coding sequences:
- the LOC109708561 gene encoding uncharacterized protein LOC109708561 isoform X1, producing MVGSGAIGGGGGGGDSHSITNSSNNSNNNEAAGMMALHDALRNVCLNSDWTYSVFWTIRPRPRCRGGNGCKVGDDNGSLMLMWEDGFCRAPVAECLEEIDGEDQIRKAFSKMSIQLYNYGEGLMGKVASDKCHKWVFKEPSECEPNIPNYWQSSFDALPSEWTDQFASGIQTIAVIQAGHGLLQLGSCKIIPEDLHFVLRMRHMFESLGYQSGFFLSQLFSSGRGPGPAPPPNAAAALKQAPTRPPAPAFNWHPHHHHPMQLPPAAVAQLQQQQPPFHHHHHHHHHHPNSSRFAQMDDGMISDSELRWPNGLSFFTALTGRADDAKLLFGGAGDGQFSEDAKAPDGRGDAEHSGDPHHHQDYLSLESNSSKVRKMESSSSKFKRSLTMPARMDMNENNSASSTPSLSLDHHHHQHQHQHQHHHHAGASTQGMEYRSSETGIYSDIMETFLE from the exons ATGGTGGGCTCAGGAGCAATaggagggggaggcggcggaggagatagTCACAGTATCACCAacagcagcaacaacagcaacaacaacgaAGCCGCCGGAATGATGGCGCTCCACGACGCCCTCCGCAACGTCTGCCTCAACTCCGACTGGACCTACTCCGTCTTCTGGACCATCCGCCCTCGCCC TCGATGCCGCGGAGGGAACGGCTGCAAGGTCGGCGACGACAACGGCAGCTT GATGTTGATGTGGGAGGACGGGTTCTGCCGGGCGCCGGTCGCGGAGTGTTTGGAGGAGATCGACGGCGAGGATCAAATCAGGAAGGCCTTCAGCAAGATGTCCATTCAGCTCTACAACTATGGAGAAGG GTTGATGGGAAAAGTGGCTTCTGATAAATGTCACAAATGGGTCTTCAAGGAACCTTCCGAATGCGAACCCAACATCCCCAACTACTGGCAGAGCTCCTTTGATGCT CTCCCTTCTGAGTGGACTGATCAGTTTGCTTCCGGAATTCAg ACCATAGCTGTGATTCAAGCCGGGCACGGCCTTCTACAGCTGGGGTCTTGCAAGATA ATACCTGAGGATTTGCACTTCGTGCTTAGAATGCGGCACATGTTCGAGTCGCTGGGGTACCAGTCAGGGTTCTTCCTCTCTCAGCTGTTCTCGTCGGGACGGGGCCCCGggc CTGCGCCGCCGCCGAACGCCGCCGCGGCGCTGAAGCAGGCCCCGACGCGGCCCCCGGCCCCTGCATTCAATTGGcatccccaccaccaccaccccatGCAGCTCCCCCCGGCCGCCGTTGCGCaattgcagcagcagcagccgcccttccaccaccaccaccaccaccaccaccaccacccgaATTCGTCGCGATTTGCGCAGATGGACGACGGCATGATCTCGGACTCGGAGCTCAGGTGGCCCAACGGGCTCTCGTTCTTCACGGCGCTGACGGGCCGCGCCGACGACGCGAAGCTGCTGTtcggcggcgccggcgacggccAATTCT CAGAGGACGCGAAGGCGCCGGACGGCCGCGGGGATGCCGAGCACAGCGGCGATCCGCACCACCACCAAGACTATCTGAGCTTGGAAAGCAATTCGAGCAAGGTGAGGAAGATggagagcagcagcagcaaattCAAAAGGAGCCTCACGATGCCCGCGAGAATGGATATGAACGAAAATAATAGTGCGTCGTCGACGCCGTCGTTGTCGTTGGATCACCATCAccaccaacaccaacaccaacaccaacaccatCACCATGCAGGTGCTTCTACGCAAGGAATGGAGTATAGGAGCTCCGAGACGGGTATATACTCTGATATCATGGAGACGTTTTTGGAGTAG
- the LOC109708561 gene encoding uncharacterized protein LOC109708561 isoform X2: MVGSGAIGGGGGGGDSHSITNSSNNSNNNEAAGMMALHDALRNVCLNSDWTYSVFWTIRPRPRCRGGNGCKVGDDNGSLMLMWEDGFCRAPVAECLEEIDGEDQIRKAFSKMSIQLYNYGEGLMGKVASDKCHKWVFKEPSECEPNIPNYWQSSFDALPSEWTDQFASGIQTIAVIQAGHGLLQLGSCKIIPEDLHFVLRMRHMFESLGYQSGFFLSQLFSSGRGPGPAPPPNAAAALKQAPTRPPAPAFNWHPHHHHPMQLPPAAVAQLQQQQPPFHHHHHHHHHHPNSSRFAQMDDGMISDSELRWPNGLSFFTALTGRADDAKLLFGGAGDGQFSEDAKAPDGRGDAEHSGDPHHHQDYLSLESNSSKVRKMESSSSKFKRSLTMPARMDMNENNSASSTPSLSLDHHHHQHQHQHQHHHHAGASTQGMEYRSSETGIYSDIMETFLE; encoded by the exons ATGGTGGGCTCAGGAGCAATaggagggggaggcggcggaggagatagTCACAGTATCACCAacagcagcaacaacagcaacaacaacgaAGCCGCCGGAATGATGGCGCTCCACGACGCCCTCCGCAACGTCTGCCTCAACTCCGACTGGACCTACTCCGTCTTCTGGACCATCCGCCCTCGCCC TCGATGCCGCGGAGGGAACGGCTGCAAGGTCGGCGACGACAACGGCAGCTT GATGTTGATGTGGGAGGACGGGTTCTGCCGGGCGCCGGTCGCGGAGTGTTTGGAGGAGATCGACGGCGAGGATCAAATCAGGAAGGCCTTCAGCAAGATGTCCATTCAGCTCTACAACTATGGAGAAGG GTTGATGGGAAAAGTGGCTTCTGATAAATGTCACAAATGGGTCTTCAAGGAACCTTCCGAATGCGAACCCAACATCCCCAACTACTGGCAGAGCTCCTTTGATGCT CTCCCTTCTGAGTGGACTGATCAGTTTGCTTCCGGAATTCAg ACCATAGCTGTGATTCAAGCCGGGCACGGCCTTCTACAGCTGGGGTCTTGCAAGATA ATACCTGAGGATTTGCACTTCGTGCTTAGAATGCGGCAC ATGTTCGAGTCGCTGGGGTACCAGTCAGGGTTCTTCCTCTCTCAGCTGTTCTCGTCGGGACGGGGCCCCGGCCCTGCGCCGCCGCCGAACGCCGCCGCGGCGCTGAAGCAGGCCCCGACGCGGCCCCCGGCCCCTGCATTCAATTGGcatccccaccaccaccaccccatGCAGCTCCCCCCGGCCGCCGTTGCGCaattgcagcagcagcagccgcccttccaccaccaccaccaccaccaccaccaccacccgaATTCGTCGCGATTTGCGCAGATGGACGACGGCATGATCTCGGACTCGGAGCTCAGGTGGCCCAACGGGCTCTCGTTCTTCACGGCGCTGACGGGCCGCGCCGACGACGCGAAGCTGCTGTtcggcggcgccggcgacggccAATTCT CAGAGGACGCGAAGGCGCCGGACGGCCGCGGGGATGCCGAGCACAGCGGCGATCCGCACCACCACCAAGACTATCTGAGCTTGGAAAGCAATTCGAGCAAGGTGAGGAAGATggagagcagcagcagcaaattCAAAAGGAGCCTCACGATGCCCGCGAGAATGGATATGAACGAAAATAATAGTGCGTCGTCGACGCCGTCGTTGTCGTTGGATCACCATCAccaccaacaccaacaccaacaccaacaccatCACCATGCAGGTGCTTCTACGCAAGGAATGGAGTATAGGAGCTCCGAGACGGGTATATACTCTGATATCATGGAGACGTTTTTGGAGTAG